A segment of the Asinibacterium sp. OR53 genome:
TTGCCAGTGATCAGTAACAAGGCTAAGACGAAGAGCCTCTTTCGTATAAAGCAGCGTTCCATTGGTGTTGTTTTATTGATAGTAATCAGGTGCATATCGCAGGATAACTGCTGCGACATGATATAATAGCCGTACAAGGCCATAAACGTGCATGGCACGTTCCTGCTAAAGTTGATAAATCATTACTGTTGTGCGCGAATCAGATACGATCGCATTCCGGCGGCTGGTCTATTTTTTTCAGGTGGCTATAGCTTGTCCAGTCATTCCAGTCCGGGCAATGCTCTGTTAGTGAGGGATCATTATTATAAAGAAAAGAAACAAATTCTTCCGTGTAAAAATCCTGTGTGGTTGATTTTGAAAGATGAGAATTATTGCTTTTTTTCAGTGGAAGCGAGGCTTCTGCATTGTTGGTACTCTTCAGGTATTCCGTTCTCAGGTTGAGCAGGTTTGTTCTCTCAATATTCGGTATGCACAATAATTCCAGGCTATCATTGTAAAAACGGCGTTTGACATAGGTATAACTGACACCATTGATCTCGATATTTCCTTTGATCCTTTGATAATCCTGTGAATACTGATAAGGAAGATGCGCATGCACTTTGATGCTGATGAGACCTGCAGTATCACCCTTTTCCTCGTCGAGCAGGGCAGCAAGCCTGGATTCCGACTGGTTCTCAAACCAGGTCGCAATCAATGGATAAGCATACCAGTTCAGCAACAGGGTTAGCAGCAATAGTATGGAAGCAAGCCGTTTCAATACTTTGGTAAGATAATGAAAAAAATAAAGCTGAACAAAAAGCAGCATCAGCTATCTGATTTGTTTAGTACTACATAAATATATATTACCGTGTTGATTATTAAAGCACATAATTCAGAAAATGTAAATAATTGACATATAATATGTTGTGAATTCTATGTGAGAACAATCAAATTAGTTGATGATAGCCGTCAATGTTAAGGACATTCTTCCGGAATAGATTTGTAGAATAAAATTTTCGGTTATGCGAGAAGATATTATGGGTCTCACCACATTACACGATCTGATAGATTTCGATGTCCGGAAATTGAACGGTGCTGAAAGACAACTGGAAAATATATTGCCTGATTGGATAAGCAAAGCAAGTTCTCTGTCTCTTAAAAATGTGCTGCAGCAATATCTTGATTTTGCAAAGGATAATCTTTTAAAGATAAAAGTCTTTATCGCCGAAGAAAAGATTGAATCTCTTTCCTGTACCAACGCTATCATGCAAGCATTTATATTGGAAACAAGAGAGAAAATGAGCAATTGCAACAACACCGAAATACGGGATGCTTGTCTGCTTTCAAGTATACAGGGCATCAATCATTACAAAATAAATATGTATGGTACTGTTGCCGCATTTGCAAAAAATCTTGGAAATGAAAAATCAGCGGTCATTTTCCATCAGGCGAAATTGAATGAAGAGCAAATTGATAAGATACTTTCAAAACAGGCTGAACAGGCCATTAATATGGGCGCGGCCAATCCTATTTTATTGTCAAATAAGAATGGCTGACTGCTCGTATTGATAGTCATCCGTGTACAGTATTTTGATTTTAAAATATATGGAAAATTTCAAACTCCACTATATGAAAGAGTCAGCAATTTACCCTGGTGAATATATCCTGCTTCCTGAATTGGAAGTTTTTTTACTTGATACTAAACCAGCGGCTCCGGCGAATATGGCAATACCTCCGGTCAATATGACTGAGACGGAAGACTGCTTTAACATAGAAATATCTTTGCCCGGAGTAAAAAGAGAAGATATATTCATTCATATGCACAACAATACTTTGCTTTTGTTTGTATTGAAGGAAAAAATAACAAAAGAAAAAAATGAAAAGTCTAGGATGCACGAATTTGAGTCTAATGCCTTGAAACGCCATATCCCGCTGCCTTCTAATGTGGACCCGGGGTTCATGAGTGCGGAATATAAGCAGGGTATCCTACAGATCTATATTCCCAAAACTACTCAACAATCGACAGATAAAGACATACAGGTAATTGTTTATTGAATGCATTTCTGTATATACGGTTATTTTCACTGATGAGTCTCATCACATGCACTGATGGAAATCGTTTGATGTGCTTTTTAAGAAAAATAAATTTGTTCTGCAATTATCCATTCAATAATCAAAATATAAAATTATGGGAACACAAACACTTGCAAGGCAATCAGAAAGAAAGCCTTCATTATTCGATGATTTTTTCAAACCATGGAATGAATGGTTTGGCAATGGCGGCTCCTGGGGTCGTACGATGGATGTACCAGCAGTGAATATTTCCGAACAAAAAGACGAATACCTGGTATCACTGGCCGCTCCCGGTATGAAAAAAGATGATTTCAAAATTGATGTTGATGGCAACATCCTCACCATCAGTTCCGAAAAAGAGGAAAGCAGAGAAGAAAAAGAGAAGAAATTTACCAGGAAGGAATACAGTTATTCGTCTTTTAGCCGAAGCTTCACGTTGCCTGATGAAGTTAACAAAGAAAAGATCGAAGCAAAGTATGAAGATGGAATTCTTAAAGTTTCTTTACCTCACAGGGAGGGGGCAAAGATGCCACAGGCGAAACATATCGCCGTGAAGTAAGCCTACTAATTGTGTGGCTTAGAGCCCCGTCTCTCAGGGTGGCGGGGCTTCTTATATTAACATTTATCGTATGACAGAACTAGATCTTTGGCTGGATTCTTATGATGATATTTATTCCGATTTTGATAGCCGGCATTATCTCAAGCGGAGAATATCGGAAGATTTTTTATATGAATTACGCAGAGAAATGAAATATAAAGAACATAATGCCGAAGGCCTGTTCCTCTTACTGCCACAGGAGCAAAGGAATGAAGAATCAGAAAAAGTGATTGTAAGCAGTCTCAGCGATTTTTTCAGGCGCCAATTTCTGTTTCATCAGCTTAAATGTAGGGGTAAGCTGAGAAAAGGCATTTTGACTCTATTAAGTGGGATAATGATCATACTTCTGAACTCCTGGAGCGATTTTCCTCTTTCTCCCTCTCATATTATTGTTAGTATTAAGGCCCTGCTGGAACCGGCCGGCTGGTTTTTAATTTGGGCTTCTTTTGATTTTCTTTTTTATGATTTTACAAGGCTAAAAAATGAAAGAGATTTCTATAAGCTGCTGAGTGAAATACATATTTATTTCAAATCGGCCTGAGTCAACTTGTTTTCAATATTTATCTATCAGAAAAATAGTAATGCTGTGAAATTCAGGCTAACTATATGCATCATTTTACTGTTGAGTTATACGTCCTATTCGCAAATCACTCCGGACAGGTTGCGAAATTTTGTTTCTAATGGAAAAAACACCCCTGGATCGATTACTCCGTATCCGGTTGAAATCATAACATTCTATGAAAAACTTGGTTTTAAGACTGCATGGATACAACAAGAAAATAAAGAGAATCTGATTTTTTTGCTAACCGTGCTTAAGCAGTCGGCAAATTGGGGCTTACTGGATGAAGATTATGCAACTGGCTTCCTTGAAGAATTTTGCAATGGGCATCTTTCATTGCAGAATGCCGATGATTCTATGAAAAGAGAAATCAGAATTTCCGGCATAGCTATTCACTTTTACAGAAGTATTGCATTTGGCAATATTATACCACAACTTGGCTACGACGGACTTGAGTATGAACCCGCATGCTATGATATTCCAGTATTATTAGCTAACGCCATTGAGACGAAGTCCATGCCGCTATTAAAAGAGCAGCTTAACCCTCCTCTGATTGAGGTTAACACCCTGGAAAATAAAATAAAACAACTGAATGCCAGGATGTCTGAAAGCGATTTTAAAGAGGTTGTCATCGTATCTAATAAGGTTAACTCAAGTAATACTGCGCTGATACTAAAACTCTATCAATTGGCAATTTTGGATTCTGTCAATATCCATCTGTCTGACAATTCATTAAAAAAAGCAATCCGGGAGGCGCAACGCCAGTTTAATTTAATGTCCGATGGAGTACTCCGCTCAACTATTTTGGAACAATTGAACGTTTCGCTATATAAAAGATTACAGCAACTAAGTCTTTCTGTTAATTATTACCGATGGTTGTATTGTCTTATCCGGGACCAAACGGTAATTGTTGTAAATATCCCAGCCGCATATATGAATGTATACCGGGGCAACCGGTCAATCCTGGAAATGCGAATGGTACTTGGAAAAGTGTCTACTCCAACGCCAACACTGGCAAGCAGGATCAGCAAAGTAATTCTGTATCCTTACTGGCATGTTCCATTTAGTATTGTTGCCAAAGAGCTATTACCCCTGATCAAGGCAAATCCTGCATTCGTTGGTGCTGGTAATTTTCAGATATTGAACAGCGCCGGGAAGATCATAAATCCTTACAACATAAAATGGCAGGATTTAAGCATAAAGCATTTCCCATATACTATTCGCCAAAGCACCGGATGCGATAATGCGTTGGGGCTGTTGAAACTGGACTTTTATAGCCCTTTCGGCGTGTATTTGCATGATACCCCCTTCAAGAATGCCTTCATGTTGAATAAAAGGTATTTCAGTCATGGGTGCCTGAGGATGGAAAGCCCTATGAAGCTGGGCCATCTTGTGTTAGAAGCCCACCCCCTGGCAATCGATACGCTCGAACAAAAGGGCTGTCTCAAAAACCGGTCCCCCATAACAGTCTCTGCAGATAACCCTATGCCCGTGATCGTATGGTACAACCCGGCGGGGTGTGATTCAACCGGCAGAGTCCTGTTTTACGAAGACATCTATGGAAAATTCCATCTGAAAGAAGGCAAATCAGCAAAAAATTAACCGAATAAATTTTCAAGTTTCTCCTGATTAAGAATACTGATCCGGCCATCATGTATATCGATCAGTTTTTCATTCTTAAAATCACTGAGTGTTCTTATAAGAGATTCTGTAGCAGTACCCGCCATGGTAGCCAGATTTTCACGACTGAGGTCAATATCAAAATTTTGCCCCCCCTTCATATACTTTGCCTGGATTAGCAAAAGTGTATCTGCAACTTTCTTCCGGAGGGAATTATAAGCAAGTTTTAAAAGTTGATTTTCTTTTTCCGAAATATTCTTTGCGAGTAGCTGAATAAACTTCCGGGAAACTTCCGGGTTCTTGTCGATTAATTCATCAAAGTCTTCTTTGGGTATCACCGCCAGTTCCAGATCTTCCAGTGCTTCAGCAGTATCTTTATAGGTAGATTTTTCTAAAAGAGCGATATGTCCTACAAAATCTCCGGCACTGAAAAGATCGGTCACCAACTCTTTTCCGTCCTTGTTTGTTTTATATGCCTTTATTTTCCCCTTTATAATATAATAAATGCGACTAGGATGATTCCCCTCAGAATAGATCGTTTGCTTTTTTTTATACCGGTTAATATTCCTGTCTTCAGTAAGTGCTTGCAATTCTTTTTTGCCAGACGATGCTTCAAGAAGCTGTCTAACACCGGCCAGACTAGCATTGAGTTCCTGTTTCAGCAGGTCTAACTTCTTTATCCGGCTGTTGACCGCATTCAGCAATTCTGTACCATCAAACGGTTTTATAAGGTAATCGTCTGCACCCAATTCCATTCCTTTGCGAAAATCGCTTCGTTCGGCCCTGGCAGTAAGAAAGATGAATGGCGTATTTTTTATCACTTCATTATTTTGAATAGCATGAAGTACCCCATATCCATCAAGCTCAGGCATCATAATATCGCAGATAATCAGATCCGGTTTATTCTCGATCGCCTTTACCACTCCCGCTTTTCCATTTTCTGCCGTGATCACCATATAATTCGATAATTTCAATATTTCCGAAGTGTTATTTCTGATATCTTCATTGTCTTCAATGATTAATATCTTTTTCATAACGATTGGTTTTTTCATTAAAAGTTATTATAAACTCAGTGCCTTCCAGCAATTCGCTTTTGCATTCAACTGAACCGTTCATCAATTCAGCATATTTAGATACAATGTGTAGCCCAAGGCCTGTTCCCTGTATACCGGTGACATTGTTCCCCCGGAAAAATCTTTCCATTAAATGCTTTTGGTCATCTTTCGAAATGCCTATGCCCTGATCTGTTATTGAAAAAATAAAACGGTCCTCATCAGAATATGTTTTGATCCTGATAAGACTTGCTTCCGGAGAAAATTTGCCGGCATTCGATACCAGGTTCATAATAATATGCTTCAGTAATGTGGGATCTAAAAAAACCATGGAATGACCATCATGAACATAATTGATTACCTGCCCCTTCTTCAGGGTATTTTTTATTTCATCTGTTACCGATACGATCAGATGCTGAATATCAAATTCAGTGTATTTAACGTTAATTTTCCCCTCTTCAATTTTGTCCACGCTGAGAAAATCGTTTAAAATGTCGGTCAGCATATTTGCAGATGAGATAATTCGTTTCAGATGCCTATCCCGCTTTGCCTGATCGTTGTTGTTATTGTATTGCTCTAATAAGTAAACCGATGAGAGTATAGTACTTAAAGGAGTTCGGAATTCGTGAGAAGCCATAGACACAAACCGGGATTTAAGTTCATTCAATTCCTTCTCTTTTTCCAGCAATTTGGAAAGTTCTTCCTTGGACAATTCCAATTGTTGTATGGCGGTTTTAAGCTCCTTCGTTCGCTGTTCAATTTTTCCTTCCAACTCATCATTCAGGTTTTTAATTTCCGTTTCCGACTTTTTACGGATAGAAATATCACTCACAAAAGCTATGATACATTGTTCGTTATCCCGGATATAGCTGCTAAGACTTACTTCTACGGGGAATTCAGTTCCATCCTTTTTAACGGCAAACAAATCCATACCAACTCCCATAGGCCTGTTCTTCGGATGCGCTATGTAGTGACCCCTGTGATGTAAATGTTTAGAATGATACCTTGTTGGAATCAGCAACTCTATCTTCTTTTTTAATATTTCTTCCTTGCTGTAGCCAAAAAGCATTAAAGCGAAAAGATTAATATTAATTATTTCACCGTAGCTATTTGTTTCTATGATTCCCATGCTGGCATATTCAAGCAATGCATCAAATCTTTGCTTATCCTGTGCGATCATTCGTTCAGTTTCTTTTACGCTGTCAATCTTATCAATTACAACGATGTAATAAATTCTTTCTTTATTTTTAAATGGTCTGATCGATAACTCTCCCCAGAACGACCGTCCATTCTTAGATATATATTCTGTCTGTTCGCAAAAAAACCCTTCTCTTTCTAATGTGACAATACGGTTTTCTATCTCTGCATCTGTAAGTTTTATTATCCTGCGTTGATCTACCTGAGTCATGTCTATTTCAGCAGATGCATCAAAATCAAACAACTTAAGCCAGGCAGCATTACAAAAAACAATTTTTGTAGTATCCTTTTCTACAATGGCAGCTCCTTCTTTTATGCTATTGCATAATGTTATCAAAAAGTCATTTTTTGCAATATCCATAACGAGTATCGGCGCTTGCATACAGGTATTCATTGAGTGTTGCAACAGTGAAAGCACTACTAAAATACTCAACTACCATAAATAATCCTATACCGATTGCACCCCGGTAGAGGCCTCGATAAAGGATTAAATGCCAGCCACTTAAAATTGCTACAAATACAAACTATATATCCGTCTACACGCATCAAATGACGATACTCATGAACATTCATGAGTATCGTCATAGTTATAGATAGATTATTCTGAAAGAAGGAAATATAACCCATCGGCATCTTCCTTGTGACACAATCCGGTTCCCGGGTTCATAGTGGCGGCAGTACCACAAGCTACGCCGTATTGCAATGCCTGCTTCAGGTTGCTTCCTTTTGTAAGACTGTATACAATACCGGCCACCATGCTGTCGCCGGCTCCTACCGTACTTTTTACTTTCACTTTCGGAGGGGATACTCGATAAATTTCATCTCGCGTAACAAGCATTGCTCCTTCTTTGCCTAGTGACACTACAATTATCTCACACTTATACTGCTGAATGACATTTTTTGCTATTCCTTCAACCTGATCAATATGAATACTGCTCAGCCCAACCAAAGCAGATAGCTCAGCCAAATTTGGTTTGATCAGGTAAACACCCTGAATAACAGCTTCTTTTAATGCATTCCCGGATATATCAACAATAAGTTTTGCATTTTTTCTTTCAGCATTTTTTGTCAACTGTTCAAAAATGCCCAGGGGAACACCTGGTGGTAAACTCCCGCTTACAACAATAAAGTCGACATCTTTTATTTCGTTCAAGGCATTAAGACATTGTTTCCACTCATTTCCGCTTAATTTACCGGCGGGCATGCCCAACCGGTATTGGTTATCCGTATGCTCATCTTTTATGATGAAATTTTCTCTGGTTTCATTAATGGTCTCAATAATAATGGTATGAATACTTTCTTTTTCAAGGAGATGATTAAGAAATTTACCCGTATAGCCGCCTGACAATAATATACAGGTTGCGTTTCCTCCTATTTTCTTTATCGCCCTTGCCACATTTATACCTCCGCCGCCCGGCTCAAGTTTTACTTTTGAGCATTGCAGTTTTTTATCGGGTATTAAAAAGGGAATTGATGCACTTTTATCAATACAAGGACTAAAAGTAATAGTAACAATAGATGACATAAAAATTAAATTACTTTGGACCTCAATTCATGCTTATTAGTTTTCCCTTTTTCCCAGCAATCGATATTATAAAAGGTAGTTGATGCAATATTGCTCAATGCTTCTTTTGTTGCAAAAGCCTGATGTGGAGTAATGAGTACATTGGGCATATCCAATAGCTTTTTCAATAAAGGGTCTTCCATTTTCTTGTCCGAAAGATCATGAAAGAAAATACCTTTCTCATTTTCATACACATCCGCCCCATAGTAGCTTATCTGGCCGCTTTCTAACCCTGCAATAACATCGGCAGTATTCACGCATCCGCCACGGCCGGTATTAATCAGCATTACACCGCGTTGCATGAGGGCAATGAGCTTGCTATCGACCAAATATCTTGTCTTGGGTGTAAGACAGGTATTGATGCTGATGATATTAGATTCACTGCATAATCTCGTAAGAGTTACGTATTCCAACCCATATTGATGTTTGAGTTTTTCATTCTCCTGGATGTCATACCCCATGAGATGGCACCCAAATCCATGTAATATTTTAACCAATACACTGCCGATTTTACCTACTCCGATAATGCCTATAGTTTTGTTATGCAGATCAAACCCTATGAGGTTGGAAATAGTAAAATTATGCAGGTGTACCTGCCTGTCTGAAAGAATGATTTTTCTGTTCATTGATAATATCAGCGCAAGGGCATGTTCTGCAACAGCATAAGGAGAGTATTCAGGTACATTCGCCACTCGTATTCCCAATTCAACCGCTTTCTTCAAATCTACGTTATCATGTCCTGCTGCTCGGATAGCAATAAACTTTATCCCGTTTTGCCGTAATCTTTTCAAAACATCTGCAGAGCCGTCATCCGACGTAAAAATGCTGATTACATCATAGCCTATCGATTCATCGGTAGTATCAAGCGACAATGCTGTTTCTGTAAATGAAATATCATTATGGAGAAAATTAGCCTTTAACAGATAAGGCTGTTCAAATCGCTGTGTACTATAGAAAAGAATTTTCATTTTTTCAACTCCTTTCAGGCTATTTTATTCATGAATGGCCATAACAGGAATATGCGCATGAAGCACGATCTGTTTTGAATGGCTGTAATGAAATATTTTACTGATAAGGCTATGTTTTTTTGGAATGATGATGAGTAAATCCAGTTTGTTCTTTTCGGCAAATTCAATAATACCTTGTTCCGCGACCGGATTCTTGATAAAATGATACTTGGGGTGCATTTCGCCTAGCATTTCCTGCAACAGACCAGATTCTTCTATTGTCTCTGAGCTGAAAGCATTCCTGGGCTCTTCACTTACATGTAATACATGCAGTTCTGCTTTAAATTCTTCAACTAATTCACGAATCTCTTTTACCCGTACGGATTCTATAACCTCTCTAAAATCGCAGGCAAGTCCTATTTTCCGGATATTTTTGAATTTTGTCAAAGGTGGTACAATCGTCAAAGGCCATTGCACCCGATCCAGGGCGCCTGTTGTTTTTCCTCCAAATAAAAACCGCTCGATTCCACTGGCGGTCTCTGCCCCCATTACCACAGCATACGGCTTAACTGTAGCGCAATACTCTGTTAACCTGAAAAGCACATCTCCGGCTTTTATTTCGTTGTGAATAATTATTCTATCGCCTGTTCGAGCCAATAGTTTTTCTTTGAGCTTTTCAATTTTCTGTTCTGCGTCTGCTTCCAATAGTTCAATACTAAAGGCCGGCATAGGCACTTCACCTACCGGCACTGGAATTGCGTAGACGTGAAATAGTGTTAGACGGGCACCAAGCATGCATGCCATATCAGCTGCATAATCCACTGCATTGAGTGAGACGGGTGAAAAATCGGTAGGGGCAATAATTGTTCTCATAATTAATAGAATTTAATCAGTGCAATATGATGGTATTCTTTCAACAGTTCGTTATCTACAAACTCCACATCTCCGCCATTTTCAAGTACTGTTTGTATTACATCATCCACTGCATCTCTTATAGTGGAAAATTTATTATAGGGCTTAGATGGCATATAGATGGCCCCTTTATTGCTGCTACGTTGCGATCCACACATATAATCTTTTTCAACAACAAGCAGGCGGCCATTCCGGCCCCTGGCATCCTTCCATACTTCTCTTATTCCAATGCCTAATTTCTTTTTGCCAGCAGCGTCTTCCAACTGATTCAACAGGTTCTTTTGTACTACTTTTTCCCAATCTTTTATATATGGTTTGAGCGTCTCGGGCAGTTCTTGTACCGGGGTGTCTTCATAATTTCCATGTATATATTCAATAACAGCCTTCGAGTGCCTGGTAAAGCTTTTAAAATGTCCTAATATTCTTTTAGGGCCTAACAGGAAAAGAGGCAGCCGGTAGGTATTGAGTATCAGATCCAGTGTATTATCAATATGATGGAGGAACTTATCCATTACTATTTCTTTACGGCTGGAGGTATCTGAAAAATTAGCCACTTTTTCAGGGATGTCATTTATATAGGCGTATGCTGAATCGGGAGCGTCTGCAACAATTTTGACAAGTGTATCGGCTTTGCCTAAAAATATCTTGCTTTGCTTGCCGCTGAGGATCAAAACAAGGTATTGGCGCAACTGCTTTTTACTGTACACCAGATCGCGGATTTCAAAGGAATCGTTTATAACCACTTTTTGTAAAACGGGTATATCCAGGTACAATACCTTCTCAAACACAGGCGATACATAAATGGCAATGCTTTTTTTTTGTGTACTGAAATTCAGATTTGACACCAGAGTTGTCAGTTTATCCATCATTAACTCAACCACCCATACAGGGTAGTTGTTCTTTAACTCCTGTTCCACTTTACCTGAAGCAAGCTTCAATGAATGTATTAATTCAGATTTCATACTCATTTTTGGCTCAAAAGGTAAAATAATTGACACGGCAGGGCGATAATATATCGCTCCCTTTACTTCGTTTAATGCTGGTAACAAAACCGGAGTCATAATATGCAGTTTAAGAAAACAAAACTAACACCAGCCATTCCCGTAAACCCTGACTGGCATCAGTATAATCTTTGATTATTCTCAGGAACATTTTCAGCTAATGAGAGAAATCTTGGCGGGAGTAGTTATCAGGTGACGAAGATTAGCCGGAAAGCTGCATATTATCAGTTTTTATTGGTCCCTTAAGTGATAGTTTTATAGTTCAAATCAACATCCTAATATGAGAAAGATATTAATAGCATTTTATGGGACGAACTATTCAGATTCCGCTCTTTCATTTGCTGCTAAATTAAATGAAAAGAACCCAATATTGATTGCAGGTGCATTTTTGCCACAAACAAGTATTGCTAATTTGTGGATGTATTTTGGGACTGGCGCATCCGGTCAGGAATTTCTTTCCCAGATCAGAGATAACGATAAGGAAGTGATACAAAAGAACATCAATCGTTTTGAATATTTTTGCATTGATCATGGCATAGAATACAGGATACATAAAGATTATTTAGATTTTGCTATTCCGGAATTAATAAAAGAATCCCGGTTTGCGGATCTCCTGATCATCTGCAGTGAATCCTTTTATTGGGACATAAAAAATGAGCCGAATGAATACCTGGAAGAAACCCTGCATGCTATTGAATGTCCGGTAATTCTTCTTCCGAATGAATTTGAATTCCCAAGCTGCAATATTCTGGCTTATGATGGAGGCAAATCTTCTGTATATGCCATAAAACAATTCTCTTATCTTTTGCCGGAATTGACATCCAATGAAACAACACTGATTTGTGCGGATGATAGTATAAATATACCATTGCCAGATGAGCTGAATGTAGGGGAACTGACTGCCCGGCATTTTGATAACCTTAATTTGCTCAAATTCGA
Coding sequences within it:
- a CDS encoding ferritin-like domain-containing protein, whose amino-acid sequence is MREDIMGLTTLHDLIDFDVRKLNGAERQLENILPDWISKASSLSLKNVLQQYLDFAKDNLLKIKVFIAEEKIESLSCTNAIMQAFILETREKMSNCNNTEIRDACLLSSIQGINHYKINMYGTVAAFAKNLGNEKSAVIFHQAKLNEEQIDKILSKQAEQAINMGAANPILLSNKNG
- a CDS encoding Hsp20/alpha crystallin family protein, which gives rise to MKESAIYPGEYILLPELEVFLLDTKPAAPANMAIPPVNMTETEDCFNIEISLPGVKREDIFIHMHNNTLLLFVLKEKITKEKNEKSRMHEFESNALKRHIPLPSNVDPGFMSAEYKQGILQIYIPKTTQQSTDKDIQVIVY
- a CDS encoding Hsp20/alpha crystallin family protein — translated: MGTQTLARQSERKPSLFDDFFKPWNEWFGNGGSWGRTMDVPAVNISEQKDEYLVSLAAPGMKKDDFKIDVDGNILTISSEKEESREEKEKKFTRKEYSYSSFSRSFTLPDEVNKEKIEAKYEDGILKVSLPHREGAKMPQAKHIAVK
- a CDS encoding L,D-transpeptidase family protein, which translates into the protein MKFRLTICIILLLSYTSYSQITPDRLRNFVSNGKNTPGSITPYPVEIITFYEKLGFKTAWIQQENKENLIFLLTVLKQSANWGLLDEDYATGFLEEFCNGHLSLQNADDSMKREIRISGIAIHFYRSIAFGNIIPQLGYDGLEYEPACYDIPVLLANAIETKSMPLLKEQLNPPLIEVNTLENKIKQLNARMSESDFKEVVIVSNKVNSSNTALILKLYQLAILDSVNIHLSDNSLKKAIREAQRQFNLMSDGVLRSTILEQLNVSLYKRLQQLSLSVNYYRWLYCLIRDQTVIVVNIPAAYMNVYRGNRSILEMRMVLGKVSTPTPTLASRISKVILYPYWHVPFSIVAKELLPLIKANPAFVGAGNFQILNSAGKIINPYNIKWQDLSIKHFPYTIRQSTGCDNALGLLKLDFYSPFGVYLHDTPFKNAFMLNKRYFSHGCLRMESPMKLGHLVLEAHPLAIDTLEQKGCLKNRSPITVSADNPMPVIVWYNPAGCDSTGRVLFYEDIYGKFHLKEGKSAKN
- a CDS encoding response regulator; its protein translation is MKKILIIEDNEDIRNNTSEILKLSNYMVITAENGKAGVVKAIENKPDLIICDIMMPELDGYGVLHAIQNNEVIKNTPFIFLTARAERSDFRKGMELGADDYLIKPFDGTELLNAVNSRIKKLDLLKQELNASLAGVRQLLEASSGKKELQALTEDRNINRYKKKQTIYSEGNHPSRIYYIIKGKIKAYKTNKDGKELVTDLFSAGDFVGHIALLEKSTYKDTAEALEDLELAVIPKEDFDELIDKNPEVSRKFIQLLAKNISEKENQLLKLAYNSLRKKVADTLLLIQAKYMKGGQNFDIDLSRENLATMAGTATESLIRTLSDFKNEKLIDIHDGRISILNQEKLENLFG
- a CDS encoding PAS domain S-box protein: MQAPILVMDIAKNDFLITLCNSIKEGAAIVEKDTTKIVFCNAAWLKLFDFDASAEIDMTQVDQRRIIKLTDAEIENRIVTLEREGFFCEQTEYISKNGRSFWGELSIRPFKNKERIYYIVVIDKIDSVKETERMIAQDKQRFDALLEYASMGIIETNSYGEIININLFALMLFGYSKEEILKKKIELLIPTRYHSKHLHHRGHYIAHPKNRPMGVGMDLFAVKKDGTEFPVEVSLSSYIRDNEQCIIAFVSDISIRKKSETEIKNLNDELEGKIEQRTKELKTAIQQLELSKEELSKLLEKEKELNELKSRFVSMASHEFRTPLSTILSSVYLLEQYNNNNDQAKRDRHLKRIISSANMLTDILNDFLSVDKIEEGKINVKYTEFDIQHLIVSVTDEIKNTLKKGQVINYVHDGHSMVFLDPTLLKHIIMNLVSNAGKFSPEASLIRIKTYSDEDRFIFSITDQGIGISKDDQKHLMERFFRGNNVTGIQGTGLGLHIVSKYAELMNGSVECKSELLEGTEFIITFNEKTNRYEKDINH
- a CDS encoding 1-phosphofructokinase family hexose kinase; translation: MSSIVTITFSPCIDKSASIPFLIPDKKLQCSKVKLEPGGGGINVARAIKKIGGNATCILLSGGYTGKFLNHLLEKESIHTIIIETINETRENFIIKDEHTDNQYRLGMPAGKLSGNEWKQCLNALNEIKDVDFIVVSGSLPPGVPLGIFEQLTKNAERKNAKLIVDISGNALKEAVIQGVYLIKPNLAELSALVGLSSIHIDQVEGIAKNVIQQYKCEIIVVSLGKEGAMLVTRDEIYRVSPPKVKVKSTVGAGDSMVAGIVYSLTKGSNLKQALQYGVACGTAATMNPGTGLCHKEDADGLYFLLSE
- a CDS encoding 2-hydroxyacid dehydrogenase, which gives rise to MKILFYSTQRFEQPYLLKANFLHNDISFTETALSLDTTDESIGYDVISIFTSDDGSADVLKRLRQNGIKFIAIRAAGHDNVDLKKAVELGIRVANVPEYSPYAVAEHALALILSMNRKIILSDRQVHLHNFTISNLIGFDLHNKTIGIIGVGKIGSVLVKILHGFGCHLMGYDIQENEKLKHQYGLEYVTLTRLCSESNIISINTCLTPKTRYLVDSKLIALMQRGVMLINTGRGGCVNTADVIAGLESGQISYYGADVYENEKGIFFHDLSDKKMEDPLLKKLLDMPNVLITPHQAFATKEALSNIASTTFYNIDCWEKGKTNKHELRSKVI
- a CDS encoding universal stress protein, which codes for MRTIIAPTDFSPVSLNAVDYAADMACMLGARLTLFHVYAIPVPVGEVPMPAFSIELLEADAEQKIEKLKEKLLARTGDRIIIHNEIKAGDVLFRLTEYCATVKPYAVVMGAETASGIERFLFGGKTTGALDRVQWPLTIVPPLTKFKNIRKIGLACDFREVIESVRVKEIRELVEEFKAELHVLHVSEEPRNAFSSETIEESGLLQEMLGEMHPKYHFIKNPVAEQGIIEFAEKNKLDLLIIIPKKHSLISKIFHYSHSKQIVLHAHIPVMAIHE